A genomic region of Janthinobacterium lividum contains the following coding sequences:
- a CDS encoding putative signal transducing protein has protein sequence MHDDYVLIARLMIPTDAHVIRGCLAAAGIDVLLTDDQHMQADMLLAAAIGGARVLVREHDVARANDILAAFERGDLALADDADVGAPVAE, from the coding sequence ATGCACGACGACTACGTTTTAATTGCCCGGCTGATGATCCCCACGGATGCGCACGTCATCCGCGGCTGCCTGGCAGCGGCCGGCATCGACGTGCTGCTGACGGACGACCAGCACATGCAGGCCGACATGCTGCTGGCAGCCGCCATCGGCGGCGCCCGCGTGCTGGTGCGCGAACACGACGTGGCGCGCGCCAATGACATCCTCGCCGCCTTCGAGCGGGGCGATCTGGCGCTGGCGGACGATGCCGATGTAGGCGCGCCCGTCGCCGAATAA
- a CDS encoding LysR family transcriptional regulator, which yields MDKIKAMQTFVRIVEANSFSKAAETLNLPRAALTATLQKLEAYLGTQLLQRTTRRLSLTPEGAEYFHHCLDILKAVDTAELAFRGPDAKKPRGLLRINLPNTVGRRLIIPHIAQFHAAWPDVQLQLSLTDRLVDLTQEGIDCALRVGTLQDSAFIGKQVGLMRFVTCASPAYLARHGTPHTLADLAAHRGIMHYSGRTGRAFDWDFLQGKEVVRVQMAGPIAVNDADASVDCALQGLGLAQVAMYQVRQHLDNGALVAVLPGCSPTPMPMSLLTPQGRLATPKLQAFAGWITALLAAQPDVQLPTHKI from the coding sequence ATGGACAAGATCAAGGCCATGCAGACCTTCGTGCGCATCGTCGAAGCCAACAGCTTTTCCAAGGCAGCCGAGACACTGAATTTGCCGCGCGCCGCGCTGACAGCCACCCTGCAAAAGCTGGAAGCCTACCTGGGCACGCAATTGCTGCAGCGCACTACGCGCCGTCTGTCCCTCACGCCGGAAGGGGCCGAGTACTTTCACCATTGCCTCGATATCCTGAAAGCCGTCGACACGGCGGAATTGGCCTTCCGTGGCCCTGACGCGAAAAAACCCCGCGGTTTGCTGCGCATCAACCTGCCCAATACGGTGGGCCGGCGCCTGATCATTCCCCATATCGCACAATTCCACGCCGCCTGGCCAGACGTGCAATTGCAGCTGAGTCTGACAGACCGCCTGGTCGACCTGACGCAGGAAGGCATCGATTGCGCCTTGCGCGTGGGCACCTTGCAAGATTCCGCCTTCATCGGCAAGCAGGTCGGCCTGATGCGCTTCGTCACCTGCGCGTCCCCTGCTTACCTGGCGCGGCACGGCACGCCGCACACCCTGGCCGACCTGGCCGCGCACCGGGGCATCATGCATTACTCGGGCCGCACGGGGCGCGCCTTCGATTGGGATTTTCTTCAAGGCAAGGAGGTCGTACGCGTACAGATGGCCGGCCCCATCGCCGTCAACGACGCGGACGCCAGCGTCGATTGCGCGCTGCAAGGGTTGGGCCTGGCACAGGTGGCCATGTACCAGGTGCGCCAGCATCTCGACAACGGCGCCCTGGTGGCCGTGCTGCCCGGCTGTTCGCCGACGCCGATGCCCATGTCCCTGCTGACGCCGCAAGGCCGATTGGCCACGCCCAAGCTGCAAGCGTTTGCCGGCTGGATCACGGCCCTGCTGGCTGCCCAGCCCGACGTGCAACTGCCCACGCACAAAATCTGA
- a CDS encoding trans-sulfuration enzyme family protein: MSQHIPRKSRLATRVIHAGQSPDPSTGAIMPPIYATSTFVQDSPGVHKGLDYGRSHNPTRWALERCVADLEGGSAAFAFASGLAAISSVLELLDAGSHIVAGDDMYGGTYRLFERVRRRSAGHEFTYVDLTNPENLLAALRPETKMVWVETPTNPMLKLADLRAIADICRARGIIAVADNTFASPLVQRPLEHGFDIVVHSTTKYLNGHSDIIGGIAIVGAEERQAEWREQLGFLQNSVGAIAGPFDSFLALRGVKTLAIRMQRHCESALALAQWLEQQKEVRKVFYPGLESHPQHALARRQMDGFGGIISIDLDTDLAGARRFLERCEVFALAESLGGVESLIEHPALMTHASIPAEQRAKLGIGDGLIRLSVGIEDIEDLRHDLRTALDAI; the protein is encoded by the coding sequence TTGAGCCAGCACATTCCCCGCAAGAGCCGCCTCGCCACGCGTGTCATCCACGCAGGCCAGTCGCCCGACCCGTCGACGGGCGCCATCATGCCGCCCATTTACGCCACCTCCACCTTCGTGCAGGACAGCCCCGGCGTACACAAGGGCCTCGATTACGGCCGCTCGCACAACCCCACGCGCTGGGCGCTCGAGCGCTGCGTGGCCGACCTGGAAGGCGGCAGCGCGGCCTTCGCGTTTGCCTCGGGCCTGGCCGCCATCTCGTCCGTGCTGGAATTGCTGGATGCGGGCAGCCATATCGTCGCCGGCGACGACATGTACGGCGGCACGTATCGATTGTTCGAACGGGTGCGCCGCCGCTCGGCCGGCCATGAGTTCACGTATGTCGATTTGACGAATCCGGAAAACCTGCTGGCCGCGCTGCGCCCGGAAACGAAGATGGTATGGGTGGAGACGCCCACCAACCCGATGTTGAAACTGGCGGATTTGCGGGCGATTGCCGACATCTGCCGCGCACGGGGCATCATCGCCGTGGCGGATAACACCTTCGCCAGCCCGCTGGTGCAGCGCCCGCTGGAACACGGCTTCGACATCGTCGTGCACTCGACCACCAAGTATTTGAACGGCCACTCGGACATCATCGGCGGCATCGCCATCGTCGGCGCGGAAGAGCGCCAGGCGGAGTGGCGCGAGCAGCTGGGCTTTTTGCAAAACTCGGTGGGCGCGATTGCGGGACCGTTCGACAGCTTCCTCGCCCTGCGTGGCGTGAAAACCCTGGCCATCCGCATGCAGCGCCATTGCGAAAGCGCCCTGGCGCTGGCGCAGTGGCTGGAGCAGCAAAAGGAAGTGCGCAAGGTGTTTTATCCGGGGCTGGAATCGCACCCGCAGCATGCGCTGGCGCGGCGCCAGATGGATGGTTTCGGCGGCATCATTTCCATCGACTTGGACACGGATCTGGCCGGCGCGCGGCGCTTCCTCGAACGCTGCGAGGTGTTCGCCCTGGCCGAAAGCCTGGGCGGCGTGGAAAGCCTGATCGAACACCCGGCCCTGATGACGCATGCCAGCATCCCGGCCGAGCAGCGGGCAAAACTGGGCATAGGCGACGGCTTGATCCGGCTGTCGGTGGGCATCGAGGATATCGAGGATTTGCGCCACGACCTGCGCACGGCGCTCGACGCGATTTGA
- a CDS encoding MFS transporter, with the protein MNKASPSAPHDIAPAMVLLLAIASGLIVANLYYAQTLVGPISASTGLSAKAAGLIVTLTQVGYTLGLLFVVPLGDLLENRRLIITALLVTATALVVAALSTGAIVFLAAALAIGLGSVAAQVIVPFAAHLSQEATRGQTVGKVVSGLLLGIMLARPVASLVAAHASWHVVFGGAAVLMVLLALVLRRALPVRQPVSNMRYPALMASLWHLLLGTPVLRRRAAYHAGLFGAFSLFWTVTPLVLSSPAFGLSQTGIAIFALVGMAGAVASPIAGRLADAGHTLPATAAALALGIVAFALPMLAPESKHVALGLLVVASIVLDMGVAANLVLGQRAIFSLGAEVRGRLNGLYFALFFAGGAAGSAIGAWVYASYGWQATLLTGMAFPGLALLVWLGEFLPQATRRTA; encoded by the coding sequence ATGAACAAGGCCTCACCGTCTGCTCCCCACGACATTGCGCCCGCCATGGTGCTGCTGCTGGCCATCGCTTCCGGCCTGATCGTCGCCAATCTGTATTACGCACAAACCCTCGTCGGGCCGATCAGCGCTTCGACTGGCCTGTCGGCCAAGGCGGCCGGGCTGATCGTCACCCTGACGCAAGTGGGCTATACCCTGGGCCTGCTGTTTGTCGTGCCCCTGGGCGACTTGCTGGAAAACCGCCGCCTGATCATCACGGCCCTGCTGGTGACGGCCACGGCCCTCGTCGTGGCGGCCCTTTCCACGGGCGCCATCGTGTTTCTGGCTGCCGCGCTGGCCATCGGCCTCGGTTCCGTGGCGGCGCAAGTGATCGTGCCGTTTGCCGCCCACCTGTCGCAGGAAGCGACGCGTGGGCAGACGGTGGGCAAGGTGGTCAGCGGCTTGTTGCTGGGCATTATGCTGGCCCGTCCCGTCGCCTCGCTGGTGGCGGCCCATGCCAGCTGGCATGTGGTGTTTGGCGGTGCCGCCGTGCTGATGGTGTTGCTGGCGCTGGTGCTGCGCCGCGCCTTGCCCGTGCGCCAGCCCGTGTCGAACATGCGCTATCCGGCCTTGATGGCGTCCTTGTGGCATTTGCTGCTCGGCACGCCCGTGCTGCGCCGCCGCGCCGCCTATCACGCTGGCCTGTTTGGCGCCTTCAGCCTGTTCTGGACCGTCACGCCGCTGGTGCTGTCCAGCCCCGCGTTCGGCCTGTCGCAAACGGGTATCGCCATCTTTGCCCTGGTGGGCATGGCAGGTGCCGTTGCCTCGCCCATCGCCGGCCGTCTGGCCGATGCGGGCCACACCTTGCCGGCCACGGCCGCTGCGCTGGCGCTGGGCATCGTCGCCTTTGCCTTGCCGATGCTGGCGCCGGAGTCAAAACATGTGGCGCTGGGGCTGCTGGTGGTCGCTTCCATCGTGCTCGACATGGGCGTGGCCGCGAATCTGGTGCTGGGACAGCGCGCCATCTTCAGCCTGGGCGCGGAAGTGCGGGGCCGCCTGAACGGCCTGTATTTCGCCCTGTTCTTTGCCGGCGGCGCGGCCGGCTCGGCCATTGGCGCCTGGGTGTACGCCAGCTATGGCTGGCAAGCGACCTTGTTGACAGGCATGGCGTTTCCGGGCCT
- a CDS encoding carboxy terminal-processing peptidase yields MKKQMMLVTLVLALSAHAGAAQTDKSAAPPLPMKPLAQQTQAALWASRVLTRVHYKAMPLDDAMSEKIFDRYFKSLDAEKLFFVQADIDRFAPLRTKLDDAIINEDLTAPFAIYNLYQQRFDERMAYARELLKTKFDFTADESYQLDREKAAWPKNDEEVRDLWRKRVKNDWLRLKLAGKEDKAIRETLDKRYESYTTRARKLNSEDVFQIFMNSYAMSIEPHTNYLGPRASDNFDIAMRLSLEGIGAVLQTRDEYTVVREVVPGSPAGLSGKLKVGDRIVGVGQGESGPITEVLGMRIDDVVQLIRGAKDSVVRLDILPADAGPDAKHVVLPLVRKKISMEEQAAKKSIIEVRDNGVKRRIGVISLPTFYQDFEARRRGDKDFKSATRDVSRLLAELKKDKVDNVLIDLRNNGGGSLNEAVELTGLFIDKGPVVMQRNAEGKVEVESDTNAGLAWDGPMGVLINRGSASASEIFAAAVQDYGRGVIIGEGSFGKGTVQTLFNLDRFGGSEKARFGELKMTIAQFFRINGGTTQLRGVTPDIKLPAMSDAENFGESSYDNALPWVAIKPAPYMPTGDLKDIVPLLDKKHDARVAKDKDFQYLLDDIALVVKQRKENQISLNETVRRKERDAQEARAKAREKRLIAQISNPADDLVVIPDPKDVLKGAKAANKTAKQIAAVKGALRTDDGLQGDERALSAELDAETAAKSAKDVLLNEAARILADEVALIKADTRLASKVLPYGADTKATPVTAAK; encoded by the coding sequence ATGAAGAAGCAAATGATGCTGGTCACCCTGGTGCTTGCCCTGTCAGCCCACGCTGGCGCAGCCCAGACGGACAAGAGCGCCGCTCCTCCGCTACCCATGAAGCCGCTGGCCCAGCAAACGCAGGCCGCCTTGTGGGCATCGCGCGTATTGACGCGCGTCCATTACAAGGCCATGCCGCTCGACGACGCCATGTCGGAGAAGATCTTCGACCGCTATTTCAAGTCCCTGGACGCGGAAAAGCTGTTTTTCGTGCAGGCCGACATCGACCGTTTCGCGCCCTTGCGCACCAAGCTCGATGACGCCATCATCAATGAAGACCTGACGGCGCCGTTTGCCATCTATAACCTGTACCAGCAGCGTTTCGACGAGCGCATGGCGTATGCGCGTGAATTGCTGAAAACCAAGTTCGACTTTACGGCCGATGAGAGCTACCAGCTCGACCGCGAAAAGGCCGCCTGGCCGAAGAACGACGAGGAAGTGCGGGACCTGTGGCGCAAGCGCGTCAAGAACGACTGGCTGCGCCTGAAACTGGCGGGCAAGGAAGACAAGGCCATCCGCGAGACGCTGGACAAGCGCTATGAGAGCTACACGACCCGTGCGCGCAAGCTCAACAGCGAAGATGTGTTCCAGATCTTCATGAACTCCTACGCCATGTCGATCGAACCGCATACCAATTACCTGGGTCCGCGCGCTTCGGACAACTTCGACATCGCCATGCGGCTGTCGCTCGAAGGCATCGGCGCCGTGCTGCAGACGCGCGATGAATACACGGTGGTGCGCGAAGTCGTGCCAGGCAGCCCGGCCGGCTTGTCGGGCAAGCTGAAAGTGGGCGACCGCATCGTCGGCGTGGGGCAGGGCGAAAGCGGCCCCATTACCGAAGTGCTGGGCATGCGCATCGACGATGTGGTGCAACTGATCCGCGGCGCCAAGGATTCCGTGGTGCGCCTCGACATCTTGCCGGCCGACGCCGGCCCGGACGCCAAGCACGTGGTCTTGCCGCTGGTGCGCAAGAAAATCAGCATGGAAGAGCAGGCGGCGAAGAAATCGATCATCGAAGTGCGCGACAACGGCGTCAAGCGCCGCATCGGCGTCATTTCCTTGCCGACGTTCTACCAGGACTTCGAAGCGCGCCGCCGCGGCGACAAGGACTTCAAAAGCGCCACGCGCGACGTCAGCCGCTTGCTGGCCGAGTTGAAGAAGGACAAGGTCGACAACGTCCTGATCGACTTGCGCAACAATGGCGGCGGATCGCTGAATGAAGCCGTCGAACTGACGGGCCTGTTCATCGACAAGGGCCCTGTCGTGATGCAGCGCAATGCCGAAGGCAAGGTCGAGGTGGAAAGCGATACGAATGCCGGCCTGGCCTGGGATGGCCCGATGGGCGTGCTGATCAACCGCGGCTCGGCTTCCGCTTCCGAAATTTTCGCCGCCGCCGTGCAGGACTACGGCCGTGGCGTGATCATCGGCGAAGGCAGCTTTGGCAAGGGCACGGTGCAGACCTTGTTCAACCTCGACCGTTTCGGCGGCAGCGAGAAAGCCCGTTTCGGCGAGCTGAAAATGACCATCGCCCAGTTCTTCCGCATCAATGGCGGCACCACGCAGTTGCGCGGCGTCACGCCTGACATCAAGCTGCCGGCCATGTCGGACGCGGAAAACTTCGGCGAATCGAGCTATGACAATGCCCTGCCATGGGTGGCCATCAAGCCGGCGCCCTACATGCCGACGGGCGACTTGAAGGACATCGTGCCCCTGCTGGACAAGAAGCATGATGCGCGCGTGGCCAAGGACAAGGATTTCCAGTATTTGCTCGATGACATCGCCCTCGTCGTCAAGCAGCGCAAGGAAAACCAGATTTCGCTCAATGAAACCGTGCGCCGCAAGGAGCGCGATGCCCAGGAAGCGCGCGCCAAGGCCCGTGAAAAACGCCTGATCGCGCAGATTTCGAATCCTGCCGACGACCTGGTGGTGATTCCCGATCCGAAAGACGTGCTGAAGGGCGCGAAAGCGGCCAACAAGACGGCCAAGCAGATTGCCGCCGTGAAAGGCGCCTTGCGCACCGACGACGGCTTGCAGGGCGACGAGCGGGCCCTGAGTGCCGAACTGGACGCTGAAACGGCCGCGAAGAGCGCCAAGGACGTGCTGCTCAACGAAGCGGCGCGCATCCTGGCAGACGAAGTGGCGCTGATCAAGGCCGATACCCGCCTGGCGTCCAAGGTCTTGCCGTATGGCGCGGACACCAAGGCAACACCGGTGACGGCGGCGAAGTAA
- a CDS encoding pyridoxal-phosphate dependent enzyme, with amino-acid sequence MNDRMPSPPQPPALYKLIGNTPLVEVTRLDTGLCQLFLKLESQNPGGSIKDRIGLSIIEAAEADGRLQPGGTIVEATAGNTGIGLALVGRIKGYRVILVVPDKMSTEKVLHLKALGAEVHTTRSDVGKGHPEYYQDYAARLARELPGAFFADQFNNPANPLAHETTTAPEIWEQSGHDVDAIVVGVGSSGTLTGLTRYFRKAQPKLEFVLADPQGSILTEYIDTGKVSDTSGSWAVEGIGEDFIPSIADMASVTKAYTISDQESFDSARALLRAEGILGGSSTGTLLAAALKYCREQTTPKRVVTFVCDTGTRYLSKVYNDGWMRDQGLLQRAVSGDLRDLIGRRYDEGDVVSVAPADTLLTAFNRMRASDLAQLPVIDGGQLVGIIDESDLLLHVSGDAAHFAGLVGATMTTQIETLAPSSGLPALRATLDRGLTAVVADDTAFYGLITRFDLLNHLRRTLS; translated from the coding sequence ATGAATGATCGAATGCCATCCCCACCCCAGCCGCCAGCGCTATACAAGCTGATCGGCAATACCCCGCTGGTCGAAGTGACCAGGCTCGACACGGGCCTGTGCCAGCTGTTCCTGAAACTGGAATCGCAAAATCCCGGCGGTTCCATCAAGGACCGCATCGGCCTGTCCATCATCGAAGCGGCCGAAGCCGACGGCCGCTTGCAGCCGGGCGGCACCATCGTCGAGGCAACGGCCGGCAACACGGGCATCGGCCTGGCGCTGGTCGGCCGCATCAAGGGCTACCGCGTGATTCTCGTCGTGCCCGACAAGATGTCGACGGAAAAAGTGCTGCACCTGAAAGCCCTGGGCGCGGAAGTGCACACCACGCGCTCGGACGTGGGCAAGGGCCATCCCGAGTACTACCAGGATTACGCGGCGCGCCTGGCGCGCGAACTGCCGGGCGCCTTCTTTGCCGACCAATTCAACAATCCCGCCAATCCGCTGGCCCACGAAACGACGACGGCGCCCGAAATCTGGGAGCAAAGCGGCCATGACGTGGACGCCATCGTCGTCGGCGTCGGTTCGTCCGGCACCCTGACGGGCCTGACGCGCTACTTCCGCAAGGCGCAGCCGAAGCTGGAATTCGTGCTGGCCGACCCGCAAGGCTCCATCCTCACCGAATACATCGACACGGGCAAGGTATCGGACACGAGCGGCTCGTGGGCCGTCGAAGGCATCGGCGAAGACTTCATCCCCTCGATCGCCGACATGGCCAGCGTCACCAAGGCCTATACCATCAGCGACCAGGAAAGTTTTGATTCCGCGCGCGCCCTCTTGCGCGCCGAAGGCATCCTCGGCGGCTCGTCCACCGGCACGCTGCTGGCCGCCGCCCTCAAATACTGCCGCGAACAGACCACGCCGAAGCGCGTCGTCACCTTTGTCTGCGACACGGGAACGCGCTATCTATCCAAAGTCTATAACGATGGCTGGATGCGCGATCAGGGCTTGTTGCAGCGGGCCGTGTCGGGCGACTTGCGCGACCTGATCGGGCGCCGCTACGACGAGGGCGATGTCGTCAGCGTGGCGCCGGCCGACACCCTGCTGACGGCCTTCAACCGCATGCGTGCCAGCGACCTGGCACAGTTGCCCGTCATCGATGGTGGCCAGCTGGTCGGCATTATCGACGAATCGGACTTGCTGCTGCACGTCTCGGGCGACGCCGCCCATTTCGCGGGACTGGTGGGCGCCACCATGACGACGCAGATCGAAACCCTGGCGCCCTCAAGCGGCTTGCCCGCCCTGCGCGCCACCCTGGATCGGGGCTTGACGGCCGTCGTCGCCGACGATACGGCCTTCTATGGCCTGATCACCCGCTTCGACCTTCTCAACCACTTACGCAGGACACTATCTTGA
- a CDS encoding thymidine kinase: MAKLYFRYSAMNAGKSTALLQVAHNYEEQGQQVRLYTAAIDSRYGVGRVTSRLGPQRQVDIFHADTNFLNDIPQVACLLVDEAQFLSTAQVQQLHQLAQVKGVPVICYGLRTDFKGEPFPGSAYLLALADDIEELKNICTCGKKATMNIRVDEQGRRIKEGEQISIGGNESYRQACGRCFYS, translated from the coding sequence GTGGCAAAACTTTATTTCCGGTATTCCGCAATGAACGCGGGCAAGTCGACGGCCTTGTTGCAAGTCGCGCACAACTATGAAGAGCAGGGCCAGCAGGTACGCCTGTACACGGCCGCCATCGACAGCCGCTACGGCGTGGGTAGAGTGACTTCGCGCCTGGGCCCGCAGCGCCAGGTCGATATCTTCCATGCCGACACGAATTTCCTCAACGATATCCCCCAGGTCGCCTGTTTGCTGGTGGATGAGGCGCAATTTCTCAGCACGGCCCAGGTGCAGCAGCTGCACCAGCTGGCGCAAGTGAAGGGCGTGCCCGTCATCTGCTACGGCTTGCGCACGGATTTCAAGGGCGAACCGTTCCCCGGCTCGGCCTATCTGCTGGCGCTGGCCGACGATATCGAGGAATTGAAGAATATTTGTACGTGCGGCAAGAAGGCCACGATGAACATCCGCGTGGATGAGCAGGGCCGCCGCATCAAGGAAGGCGAACAGATCAGCATTGGCGGCAACGAGAGTTACCGCCAGGCATGCGGGCGCTGTTTCTACTCGTAA
- a CDS encoding methyl-accepting chemotaxis protein, giving the protein MPTKSFSPRHWSVGGKITIFTFALVSLILASLTTLISIRTSAALEQRAEAAVTSELNSVMTTTEVFHTAMVNEAASFARLFAAEFPGPFTVDAGAMVAVAGKATPALANGGKVLNLDTAVVDRYTAQTGVIATIFAANGDEFVRISTSLKKQDGERAIGTQLDHNHPSYAPLRAGQRFVGMATLFGKQYITQYDPVRDAAGKVVGVLFIGLDISKNLAMLKEKIRQVKIGQTGYIYIVDTAPGANYGHLVLHPNSEGKSALEFKASDGRLFIQEMLAQKDGAMRYTWTAPGETAALAREKQLFYRQFKDWQWIIAGGTFTDEITLEARQMRNQLAISGFIALLVFALLLYWLVRTLVSRPLAAAETAAAQIAAGDLTVHLDTSSLDEIGRLLLAMNRISDNLSQVVSNVRGSAGQIATASGEIASGNLDLSSRTEQQASSLEETAASMEELSSTVRQNVDHAQQASRLAHDSSSLAAEGGAAVAQVASTMDAIRSSSGKIADIIGVIDGIAFQTNILALNAAVEAARAGEQGRGFAVVATEVRTLAQRSTAAAKDIKDLIQASASTVDLGHAQVSQASATMDTVVASVQQVSTIMAEIAQASEEQRSGIEQVNQAIAQMDQVTQQNAALVEEAAAAADALQEQAQELNQVVGVFKL; this is encoded by the coding sequence ATGCCTACAAAATCATTCTCCCCCCGCCACTGGAGTGTCGGCGGCAAGATCACCATTTTTACCTTTGCCCTGGTCAGCCTGATCCTCGCCAGCCTGACGACCTTGATCAGCATCCGCACCTCGGCTGCACTGGAACAGCGCGCCGAAGCGGCCGTCACCAGCGAACTCAATAGCGTCATGACCACCACGGAAGTGTTTCACACGGCCATGGTCAACGAGGCGGCCAGCTTCGCGCGCCTGTTCGCGGCCGAATTTCCCGGCCCGTTCACGGTCGACGCGGGTGCCATGGTGGCCGTGGCAGGCAAAGCCACGCCCGCCCTGGCCAACGGGGGCAAGGTGCTCAACCTCGACACGGCCGTGGTCGACCGCTACACGGCGCAAACGGGCGTGATCGCCACCATTTTTGCCGCCAATGGCGATGAATTCGTGCGCATCAGCACCTCGCTGAAAAAGCAGGATGGCGAACGGGCCATCGGCACGCAGCTCGACCACAACCACCCCAGCTATGCACCGCTGCGCGCCGGCCAGCGCTTCGTTGGCATGGCCACCTTATTTGGCAAGCAATACATCACGCAATATGATCCCGTGCGCGATGCGGCTGGCAAGGTAGTCGGCGTGCTGTTCATCGGCCTGGACATCAGCAAGAATCTGGCCATGCTGAAAGAGAAGATTCGCCAGGTCAAGATCGGCCAGACGGGCTACATCTATATCGTCGACACGGCGCCCGGCGCCAACTACGGCCACCTGGTGCTGCACCCGAACAGCGAAGGCAAGAGCGCGCTCGAGTTCAAGGCCAGCGACGGCCGCCTGTTCATCCAGGAAATGCTGGCGCAAAAGGACGGCGCCATGCGCTACACGTGGACGGCGCCCGGCGAAACGGCGGCCCTCGCGCGCGAAAAGCAGCTGTTTTACCGTCAATTCAAGGATTGGCAATGGATCATCGCGGGCGGCACGTTCACGGACGAGATCACGCTGGAAGCGCGCCAGATGCGCAACCAGCTGGCCATTTCCGGCTTCATCGCCCTGCTCGTCTTCGCCCTGCTGCTGTACTGGCTGGTGCGCACGCTCGTGTCGCGCCCGCTGGCCGCCGCCGAAACGGCCGCCGCGCAGATTGCCGCCGGCGACCTGACGGTGCACCTCGATACCAGCAGCCTGGACGAAATCGGCCGCCTGCTGCTCGCCATGAACCGCATCAGCGACAACTTGTCGCAAGTGGTCAGCAATGTGCGCGGCAGCGCCGGGCAGATCGCCACGGCGTCCGGTGAAATCGCCAGCGGCAACCTGGACTTGTCGAGCCGCACGGAGCAGCAAGCCAGTTCGCTGGAAGAAACAGCCGCCTCAATGGAAGAACTCAGTTCCACCGTGCGCCAGAACGTCGACCATGCCCAGCAGGCAAGCCGGCTCGCGCACGACTCCTCCAGCCTGGCAGCAGAAGGCGGCGCCGCCGTGGCGCAAGTGGCCAGCACCATGGATGCCATCCGCAGCTCCTCGGGCAAGATCGCCGACATCATCGGCGTCATCGACGGCATCGCCTTCCAGACGAATATCCTGGCCTTGAACGCGGCCGTGGAAGCGGCGCGCGCCGGTGAGCAGGGACGCGGCTTTGCCGTCGTCGCCACGGAAGTGCGCACCCTGGCGCAGCGCTCGACGGCAGCGGCGAAAGACATCAAGGACCTGATCCAGGCATCCGCCAGCACGGTGGACCTGGGCCACGCGCAAGTGAGCCAGGCCAGCGCCACCATGGACACGGTGGTGGCCAGCGTGCAGCAAGTGAGCACCATCATGGCCGAAATCGCGCAGGCAAGCGAAGAGCAGCGCAGCGGCATCGAGCAAGTCAACCAGGCCATCGCCCAGATGGACCAGGTAACCCAGCAGAATGCGGCCCTGGTGGAAGAAGCGGCCGCGGCGGCCGACGCCTTGCAGGAGCAGGCGCAGGAGCTGAACCAGGTGGTGGGCGTGTTCAAGCTGTAA